The DNA window CCGTTCACGTTGTCGATCGAGCCGTACCGGTCCGCGGCGTAGTTGCACGCGGCGGTGATGTTGGCGACGGGGTCGTAGCTGTCCATCGACGTACCGGGCACGTGGTAGGCCGCGAACGTGGGCGCGATGACCTGGAGCAGGCCCTTGGACGGCGTACCGGCCACGGCGTTGGAGTCCCAGTTGTTGATGGCCCGCGGGTTGCCCGAGGACTCCCGCATGACGTTGCGGTGGATGCCCTCGTACGTGCCCGGGATGCCGTGCTTGGCCATGACGGCCAGCGACTCCTTGATCCAGCCGTCGAGGTCGTTCGTGTACGTCGTCGTCTTCGCGACGGCGGCGCGGGCCTCAGAACGGTCGGCCCGCTCGGCCGCCGGGGCGGCCTTCGCGGGCGCCTTCGCCGGCGTGGCGGCCTTCGCCTTGGCGCCGATCGTCAGCTTCAGACCGGGGTGAATCAGCGACGGCTCGTCACCGATGACCTGGCGGTTGTCCTGGTACAGCTTCTTCCAGCCGCTCAGCGAGTGCGCGTCCGCGATCTTGGAAAGCGAGTCGCCCGAGACCACGGTGTAGGTCTTGGGAGCGGCCTTCTTGGCGGCGGCCGGGGCGGCGGCCACGGTCTTCTCCGCGGCGGCGGGCTGCGCCGCGCCTGCGGTGTTCGCACCGATCAGGGGCAGAACGAGTGCGGCGCCACCGGTACCCGCGGCGATGAGGCCACGGGTCAGCGATCTGGCCTTGGTGCGACGGTGCTTACCCTTTGAGGGCATGACGAATTCCTCTCCGTCGCCTGCGAGGTGAGCTGTCGGGTTCGGGCTGGAGATGCCCGGTCGCACGTTCGGTGCGACTTCACCCCAAGCCGGTCCGGAAACGTTCCGGACCGGCGGCTTACCTGGTTCCCCCGCTCCTGCCGTACGTGAGTGTGAGTGGTTGTGGATTCCGGACGGCGGCAGGATTCGGCGGTCCACCCGGATTGACGGTGACCGTAAGCGAGACAGGCCGGGAAGAACAAGCCCGGGAATCTCCGGATCAATCGCGCGGCGCATCAGGAAGGGGGAACTTCTGTCACTGTCCGTGGGCGGCGAAGGCAACTTTCTTTCGGAGGGCGGGATCTGACGCCCGAAAGAACTTTTACTTTCTGTCGCGGAAGTGACCCGTATCACGGGTTAAGGTCCGCGACGGCCTTTCCGGCAAACCGCCCACATGGGTCGTTCGTGGTCGGAAGTGCCCATCTTGGCGGTGCGCCCCGTTCGGGCGTCCGTCCTCCGGGTGCGGCAAGTGCGTTTTATTCAGGCCGACTTGGGCTCATTGGTCGCTAATCGTCAGAGCGGCGAGGGGGATTGGGATGCATCGCCGGGGGAGGGCGGCTGGTGGTCCGCCGGGCGCCGGGGCGTCGGTTCGGCCGTCCGAGGCGTGCGGCGAAAAGGTGAATATTGGTACGAATCGCCCCATGGGGGTACCTGCCGACTCATGAACGAGCCCAAGCCTCTGGCCCTCGTCGCCGGTGCCTCCAGCGGAATCGGATTCGAGCTGGCCAAGCAATTCGCGGAACACGGCTTTGACCTTGTACTGACCGCCGAAAATTCCGGACTCGCCGTCGCGGCGGACGAAATGCGGGCTCATGGAGCCTACGTACTGACCGTGAAAACCGACCTGGCCACTGAGGAAGGAACCGAAATGCTGCTCGGCGCCATTACGGCGACCGGACGCCCCCTGGCCGCCGCCGCGCTCAACGCCGGCGTCGGCCGGGGCGGCGCCTTCCTTGACACCGATGTCGCGGACGAGGTGCGCGTCATCGACCTGAACGTCACGTCCACCGTGCGGCTGGCGAAGGGCCTGCTGCCCGGCATGGTCGCGCGCGGCGAGGGCCGGCTCCTGTTCACGTCGTCCATCGCCGCGGCGGTCCCGGGCTCCTTCCAGGCCGTCTACAACGCCTCCAAGTCGTTCGTCCAGTCGTTCGCGCAGGCATTGCGGAACGAACTCAAGGGCACCGGAGTGACGGTCACGGCGGTGATGCCGGGCGCTACGGAGACGCCCTTCTTCCGCCGCGCCGGCATGGACGACACACGGGTCGGGCGGCAGAAGAAGGACGACCCCGAGGAGGTGGCGCGGCAGGGGTTCGAGGCGCTGATGACCGGCCGGAAGAAAATCGTCGCGGGTTCCGTCAAGACCAAGGCGCAAGGGCTCGCGAACAGGATCCTCCCCGACAGCGTCAAGGCGGCCGCGCACCGGAAGATGGCGGAACCCGGCTCCGGCGAATCGAAGTGAGCGGCGCCGGGGCGCCCTTTACGGCAGTGGCGTACCGCCCGTGGCGTTGACGATCTCAGCCGTGATGTAACTCGCCTGCGGTGAAGCCAGGAACACATAGGCCGGAGCCATTTCGGCAGGCTGTGCGGGCCGCCCCAGCGGCGCCTGCTTTCCGAACTCGGTGGTGTCGGGCATGGTCGCCGGAATCAGCGGCGTCCATACCGGGCCGGGAGCGACCGCGTTGACCCGGACCCCGCGGGAGGCGACCATCTGGGCCAGCCCCTGGGTAAAGGCGACAATGGCCGACTTCGTCATGGCGTAATCGAGGAGATGCGGGCTGGGCTTGTACGCCTGAACGGAGGACGAGTTGATGATGGAGCCTCCCTCGGGAATGTGCGGGAGTGCCATCTTCGACAGCCAGAACATGCCGTAGAGATTGGTCTTCATGACCCGGTCGAATTGCTCCGTCGTAATGGATCCGATGCCGTCGGGCTGCGACATCTGATACGCCGCGTTGTTCACCAGAATGTTGATGCGGCCGAATTCCGAGACAGCCCGCTCGACGAGTGCCCGGCACTGCTCCTCCTCCCGGATGTCACAGCTCACCGCGACAGCCCTGCGCCCGGCCTCCTCGACGAGCCGTGAGGTCTCCGCGGCCTCCTTCTCCTCCTCCGGCAGGTGCGTGAGGAGCACGTCGGCCCCCTCGCGCGCGAAGGCCAGACACACCGCCCGGCCGATCCCCGAGTCCCCGCCCGTCACCACGGCGGAGAGCCCCTCCAGAAGCCCGCTTCCCCGGTAGGAGTCCTCGCCGTGGTCGGGCGGCGGGTCCATCGGGCCCGTCCAGCCGGGGTGCGCCTGTTCCTGGTCCGGGAGCTTCGGCCGCGGATGCTTCGTGACGGGGTTCTCCGTCTCGCGTCGGCCGTTGTCCGGGGACGGGTCGGAAGACGGATTCGCGGGCGGATTCATGGGGGGATTCACAGGCGGCCTCCTGGTCGGTCGGTTTGACCACACTTGGGTTCCCCGGAGCGGAGCACTCAAATCCGGGACACCGGCTCACAAGGACTTCTTTCCGCGACTTCGGAGGACTTCTTCCCGCTGCCCCGGAATACCCAGCCGGGCCGGCCTTCCGCGCCATACTGGTGGCCATGCGGGTGGCGTTGATGACAGCGGGTTCGCGCGGTGACGTGGCGCCCTACACCGGGCTCGCGCACGGCCTGGCCGAGGCGGGCCACGAGGTCACCCTGGTGACGCACGCGTGCTTCGCGCCGCTGGCGGAACCGGCCGGCGTGGGCTTCCACCCCCTGCCGGTGGACCCGCGCGCGGAACTCGCCTCCGCACGCGGCCGCGCCCTGGGGCGCAGTGTCACCGCCGTGGGGAAGCTGGCGCGGATGACCGCCATGGCCCGGTCCCTGGTCGGCGGCATGGCCGACGATCTGCTCCTGGCGGCACGGCGGAGCGACGTAGTGCTGGTGTCGAGCTCGCTGGGGCCGCTCGGCCACGCCGTCGCCGAGGGGCTGGCGCTGCCCAGCATGGGCGTATACCTGCAACCTCTGGCGGCGACGAGCGCCTTCCCGCCACCGGTGACCGGCACCCGCTCGTGGGGCGCGGCCGGGAACCGGCTGGCCGGCCGCACGGTGAACGCCGCTCTCGACGCCGTCTTCGCCGACACCGCACGCGCTCTGCGGGCGCGGACCGGACTCGCGCGTACGAGCGCACGCGCCGCCCGGCGGGCCCGGGAGCGGCAGGACTGGCCGGTCCTCCACGGCTTCAGCCCGTCGGTGGTGCCCAGGCCCGCCGACTGGCGTCCCGGCCTGAGCATCACTGGTTACTGGTGGCCCGAGGACCCGCCCGGGGCGGTCCTGCCGCCCGGGCTGAGGGACTTCCTGGCCCGAGGACGCCCGCCGGTCTTCGTCGGCCTGGGCAGCGCCACCGTGCCCGACGCCGGCCGCCTGAGCCGGGTCGTGGTGCGCGCCCTGCGGGCAGCGGGGCAGCGCGGCGTCATCCAGCGAGGCTGGGGCGGACTCGACGCCGGCGCGGACGCCGAGGACATGATCACCATCGGTGAGGTCCCGCATGCCGTGCTCTTCCCGCACATGGCGGCCGTGGTCCACCATGCCGGCGCGGGCACGACGGCCGCCGGTCTGCGGGCGGGGGTGCCCGCCGTGCCCGTACCCGTCCAGTTCGACGCGGCCTTCTGGTCCTCCCGCCTCGTCGCCCTGGGGGTCGCTCCCGAGGCCGTGCCCCTGCGCCGGATCACCACCGCGCGCCTGGCCGCCGCGCTGGAGCGCGCGACGGCCGAGCCGTCGTACCGGCACCGCGCACGCGCTCTGGCGGCCCGCATCGGCGCGGAGGACGGCGTACGGCCCGTACGGGCCGCCGTCGACCGGCTCGCGGCGGCGTAAGCAGCCAGGGGCACGCGCGTACGGTCGGGCAAGGACTTCTACGCCACGGCGCACGCGGTTCCGTTGAGGCTGAACTGCGCCGGCTCGGCGAACGTGCCCGAGTACGTGCCCTGGAAGCCGAACGACTGGCTGCCGTTGGCCGCGATCCGGGCGTTGGACGAAGTGTTCGTCGCGGTCACCGTCCCGGCGGACGGGGCGATGACGGCGTTCCAGGCGTGGGTGACGCTCTGTCCGGCCGGGAGTCCGAAAGCCACCTTCCAGCCGTCGACGGGTGTGGTGCTCGCGTTGGTGACCGTCACATCGGCGGTGAAGCCGCCGGGCCACGCGTGGGCGGCGTACGTCACGCGGCAGGCCGCCGGGGTTCCGGGGTCCCCCGGTCCGCTGCCGCCGCCGTTGACGGTGGACGAGAACGACCCGACCTTCAGGCCCGCCCCGTTCTCCCAGGGCTCGAGCCCGGCCTGCACGCTGGTGACGTACCACGATTCCTGCGCCAGCCCGCGCGCCACCGCCTGGTCGACGAAGTCCATGACGTCGAAACTCCAGCTCGCGATCGCCGACGGTGCCACGAACGAGATCACGTCATTGGCACCGTTGTTGCCGGACCAGACCTCCCAGGTGCGGCCTGCCACCGTCGCCGTTGCGCTCTTCGATCCGATCGGGTTGACCGGTCCCACCCGGTTGAACCAGATCATGATCTCGGTGCGGCTCACGCCGTCCGTCCTGGGCGTCGGGTCGAGCCAGATGTCGTACGACGCGTTGTAGACCGCGTTGTCGACGTACCCGTAGGAGATGCTGCTCGGCGCGGTGCTGATCTCGTTCACCCGCATCGGCAGACGGGTACCGGGTGAGCAGTTCGTGTAGTGGCAGCCGTTGAAGACCGACGGGTACGACTTGGGCGCCCCGTTGGTCGGTACGGACCCGTCGGCGCGGGTGAGTTCGAAGCCGGTCGCGGTCGCGTTGACGCACTGGGCGGCGCCGGTGCCCCATCGGTTGTTCTGCACGACATAGCGGCCCTGGATGGTGGTCGAACCGTACTGCTCGCATATCAGGGTGTCGGCCCGGGCGGGCCCTGCTGACGTCACGAGCGCGGCCGTCGACACCAGGGCCACCAGCAGGGACATGAGGACGGCGCGGACGGAACCGGCGCAGCGGGGGAGCGGTGTCATGAGGCTCCTTCGGTGAGAAAGCGTGCGGGGGAGAGGGCAGCGCTCCCGGAGTGCGGGGTGGGAGCGCTCCCATTGCTGCTTTCGGTGGGACTGTAGGGACGCACCGGGGTACTGGCAAGGCGTGCGGGGAGCCTTGTTCTCGGGGGGAGGGCGACAGGGTCAAGTGCCGCGGATTGTGCGGTGGTTGATCCGCAGGGCTTGTGCCTGCGGCCCGGCCCGGCCTCGGCCGGTTCGCGCCGCGCCGCAGTGTCAGGCCGACGCGCGCCGCACCAGCTTCGTCCGCAGTATGACGTGACGCCAGGCGGCGCTCGGGTTCTCGATGTCCTCCAGCAGCACCCGTGCCATGGCGCGGCCCATCTCCTCCACCGGCTGGCGGACGGTGGTGAGTTGGGGATCGGTGTGCTGGGCGAGCGGGGAGTCGTCGAACCCCACGACGGCCACGTCCTCGGGAACCCGGCGGCCCGCCGCGCGCAACGTGTGCAGGGCTCCCGCCGCCATGATGTCCGAGGCGGCGAACACCGCGTCCAGCTCCGGATGCAGCTCCAGGAGCCGGGCCGTCGCCCGGCGCCCGCTCTCCTCGGTGAAGTCGCCCCGTGCGATCCACGACGGCTCCACCTCGCCGAACGCCTTACGTATCTCCTCCTGGTAGCCGCGCAGCCGGCACTGCGCGACATACATGTCCGGCGGGCCGGTCACCGTGGCGATGGCCCGCCGCCCCGTGTCCACCAGGTGGCGGACCGCCGATCTGGCGCCGCCGACGTTGTCGGAGTCGACGTACGACACCGACTCGTCGCCCGAGCGCCGGCCGCTGAGGACCGTCGGCAGTTCCAGTTCGGCGAGCATGTCGGGGAGCGGGTCGTCGCCGTGGACGGACACCATCAGCACCCCGTCCACCCGCCCGGCGCGCGCGTACTGCACGAACCGCTGCCGCTCCTTCTGCGTACGGACCAGCGTGAGCAGCAGCTGTATCTCGGTCTCCGCCAGCCCGGCGCCGACCGCGTGCACGATCTCGGAGAAGAACGGCTCCGCGAAGAATCGCCGTTCGGTCTCCGTGATCACCAGCGCCACCGCGTCGGTGCGGCTGCCCGCCAGGGCGCGGGCCGCGTGGTTGGGGACGTAGCCGAGCTGGGTTATCGCCCGCTCGACCGCCAGCCGGGTCGCGGCCTTCACCCCCGGCGCCTTGTTGATGACCCGCGACACCGTGCCCCGCCCGACACCCGCGAAGGCGGCGACTTCCTCGAGCGTGGGAGGGTTCGTACGTCCGTTCGTCACCCGCGACCTCCAGGGATGTCCGGTCCCCGGAGCACCTGTCGGCACGAGGACTGTCACATCGAAGCACCGGAACCGCCGCGGCCCAACCCGTTGATCACACCGACCGGTGAGTCACCGCACCGGCGCGACGGCCCAAGAGGATGATTCGAGCCGGAAATGCTGTCGAGCGGGGATACGGTGATCTCTGGTATGCGCGTTTTGTGCACTTCGATTCTCTCCCCTTCCCAAACGCGCGAGGCGATCCGCTTCGCGCGCCTGCTGTCCGGCGCGGGTCATGAAGTGCACATCGCCACCGAGGAGCACCTGCTCGGCTTCTTCCTGGACCAAGGCGTTCCCGCGACCCCCTGTCTGCCGAGCCTGTTCGGCGACGCGATGACGGCCGGCGAGGAGACCCGGGACGCCGTCGGGCACCTGCGGAGCGGGGCCGCGTCCCCGGACACGGCGGCGCTCGCACTGGCGGGACCGCACCTGCTGAGCCAGTTCACGGCGCTGGACGCGCTGGCCCACGAGTTCAAGCCGGATCTGCTGCTGCGCGACGCGATGGACGTCAGTGCCTGCCTGGTGGCCGAGAAACTCGCGATCCCGCAGGTGGCGATGGCGTCCGGGGCCAAGGGATTCACCGACCCGGCGGCTCTGCTGCCGTACCTCAACCAGTGGCGCTCCACCACCGGCCTGCCGCTCCAGGACGACCCGCTGTCCCTGACGGCTCACGGACACCTCGACTACCTCCCGCCCTCCTGGACCTTCGCCCCCCACCTCCCGCCCGCGCACGCCTACCGTCAGCCCGCCTTCCACGACCCCCGGGCGAAACTCCCCAGCTGGATCCTCGGCCTGCCCACCGACCGCCCCCTGGTGTACGCCGGAATCGGGTGCGCCCTGCCGCTCTTCCTGCCCGCCCCGGACGGACACCGGCCGCTGGCCGGACAGCCGGATCCGGCGACCGTCCTGCGGTCGATGACCGAGGGACTGTCGCGGCTGGACTGCACAGCGGTGGTCTCCACCAGCGGTGTGTCCGTCGCCGGCCTCGACCCCGCCCCCCACGTGCATGTCGTCGACCACGTACCGCAACCGCTGCTGCTGGAGGCGGTCGACCTCTTCCTCACCCACGGCGGTTACACCAGCGTGCGGGAGGCGATCAGCACCGCGACTCCGATGGCGGTGCTGCCCAGGACGGCCGACCAGCCCATGAACGCCCGGCGCGTCACCGAGCTGGGCATCGGCGGCGAGGTCACCGATCCCACCCCGGCCGGCATCGCGTCGACGTGCCGCCGCCTCCTCGACGACGGATCCGTGCTGCGGCGGGTGAAGCAGGCCCGGCTGGCCTGCCTGGCCCTGCCCACCGTGGAAACAGCCGTGGGCGACTTGGAGAGCCTGGTCAATCACCACACGGCCCCACAATGAAATGTGCCTGTGGTACTCACGGGTGACCGACGCCGACACCGGCACCGACGAACTGGAGGAGTGGCCACATGGCGCACGAACGAGCGGGACAGCAGGCCGGGCCGGACGATCTCACGGACGTGGCCCGGCTGGTGACGGCGTACTACGCGCTGCACCCCGACGTACGGGAGCCCGGCCAGCGGGTCGCCTTCGGGACCTCCGGGCACCGGGGGACGTCCCTGGCCACCGCCTTCAACGAGGACCACATCGCCGCGACCAGCCAGGCGATCTGCGAGTACCGCGCCCAACAGGGCATCGACGGGCCGCTGTTCCTCGGAGCCGACACCCACGCCCTGTCCGAGCCCGCCCGCGTGACCGCCGTCGAGGTCTTCGCCGCCAACGACGTGACCGTGCTCATCGACACGGCCGACGGCTACACCCCCACGCCCGCCGTGTCGCACGCCATCCTCGGCCACAACCTCCGCCGTACGTCGGGCCTCGCCGACGGTGTGGTCGTCACCCCGTCGCACAATCCGCCCGGCGACGGCGGCTTCAAGTACAACCCGCCCAGCGGCGGCCCCGCGGGCTCCGACGCGACCGGCTGGATCCAGGACCGGGCCAACGCGATCATCGCGGACGGCATGAAGGACGTACGCCGGCTGCCGTACACCCGCGCGCTCGCCGCGCCCACCACCGGGCGCTACGACTTCCTGGACCGCTACGTCACCGACCTGCCGTCCGTCCTCGACCTGGACGCGGTACGCGCCGCCGGCGTGCGCATCGGCGCCGATCCGCTGGGCGGCGCGTCGGTCGCGTACTGGGGCCGCATCGCCGAGCAGCACCGCCTCGACCTGACCGTCGTCAACCCGCACACCGACCCGGCCTGGCGTTTCATGACGCTGGACTGGGACGGCAAGATCCGTATGGACTGCTCGTCGCCGTACTCCATGGCCTCGCTGATCGAGGGCCGCGACCGCTTCCAGATCACCACCGGCAACGACGCCGACGCCGACCGGCACGGCATCGTCACCCCCGACGGCGGTCTGATGAACCCCAACCACTACCTCGCCACCGCCATCGGCTACCTCTACTCCCACCGCGAGCAGTGGCCGGCGGGCGCCGGGGTCGGCAAGACCCTGGTGTCGTCCGGGATGATCGACCGGGTCGCGGCCGACCTCGGACGCCCGCTCGTCGAAGTACCCGTGGGCTTCAAGTGGTTCGTGGACGGCCTGTCCGACGGCTCGATCGGCTTCGGCGGCGAGGAATCGGCCGGGGCCTCCTTCCTGCGCCGCGACGGCTCGGTGTGGACCACCGACAAGGACGGCATCATCCTGGCCCTGCTCGCCTCCGAGATCCTCGCCGTCACCGGAAAGTCGCCCTCCGAGCACTACGCGGCGCTCACCGCCCGCTTCGGCGCGCCCGCCTACGCCCGCGTCGACGCCCCCGCAACCCGGGAGGAGAAGGCGGTACTGGCCCGCCTGTCGCCCCGGCAGGTCACGGCGGACACCCTGGCCGGAGAGCCGATCACCGCCGTACTGACCGAGGCCCCCGGGAACGGCGCCGCCATCGGCGGCATCAAGGTCACCACCGAGAGTGCCTGGTTCGCCGCCCGCCCGTCGGGCACCGAGGACGTCTACAAGGTGTACGCCGAGTCCTTCCTCGGCCCGGACCACCTCGCCCGCGTCCAGGAGGAGGCCAAGGCCGTCGTGGCGACGGCGCTGGCGGGCTGACCGACCCCTGTCGAGAGAGATACGGTCTAGAGATATCTTGATGTCAAGCAATGTTGCAGACGTGGAGCGGAGCACCCGGTGACTGACTCGACCATCATCTACACACACACCGACGAGGCCCCGGCCCTGGCGACGTATTCGTTCTTGCCTGTGGTCGAGGCCTACGCCTCGACGGCCGGGGTCACGGTGGAGAGCCGCGACATCTCGCTGGCCGGCCGCATCATCGCCCTCTTCCCCGAGTACCTCGAAGAGAGCCAGCGCATCGACGACGCGCTCGCCGAGCTCGGTGAGCTGGCCAAGACGCCGGGCGCGAACATCATCAAGCTTCCGAACATCTCGGCCTCGATCCCGCAGCTGAAGGCCGCGATCGCCGAGCTCCAGGAGCAGGGCTACGCGCTGCCGGACTACCCGGACGACCCGAAGACCGACGAGGACAAGGACGTCCGCGCGCGGTACGACAAGGTCAAGGGCAGCGCCGTCAACCCCGTGCTGCGCGAGGGCAATTCCGACCGCCGCGCCCCCGCTTCGGTCAAGAACTACGCCAGGAAGCACCCGCACCGCATGGGTGCCTGGACGGCCGACTCGAAGACCAACGTCGCGCACATGGACAACGACGACTTCCGCTCCACCGAGAAGTCCGCCGTCATCTCCGAGGCGGGCTCCCTGCGCATCGAGCTCGTCGGTGACGACGGCACCACCACCGTCCTGCGCGAGTCGGTGCCCGTCCTGGCGGGCGAGGTCGTCGACGCGGCCGTCATGCGCGTCGCGGCGCTGCGCGAGTTCTTCACCGCCCAGGTCGCCCGCGCCAAGGCCGAGGGCGTGCTGTTCTCCGTACACCTGAAGGCCACGATGATGAAGGTCTCCGACCCGATCATCTTCGGCCACGTGGTCCGCGCCTTCTTCCCGAAAACGTTCGCGAAGTACGGCGAGGTCCTCGCCGCCGCCGGCCTGACCCCCAATGACGGCCTCGGCGGCATCCTCAAGGGTCTGGACTCCGTGCCGCACATCGGCGCCGAGATCCAGGCGTCCTTCGAGGCCGAGCTGGCCGAGGGCCCGGCCCTCGCGATGGTCGACTCCGACAAGGGCATCACCAACCTGCACGTACCGAGCGACGTCATCGTCGACGCCTCCATGCCGGCCATGATCCGCACCTCCGGCCACATGTGGGGCCCGGACGGCCAGGAGGCCGACACCCTCGCGGTCCTCCCGGACAGCAGCTACGCCGGCATCTACCAGGTCGTCATCGACGACTGCCGCGCGAACGGCGCGTTCGACCCGTCGACGATGGGCTCGGTGCCGAACGTCGGCCTCATGGCGCAGAAGGCCGAGGAGTACGGCAGCCACGACAAGACCTTCGAGATCCCGGTCACCGGCACGGTCCGGGTCGTCGACGCGGCCGGCGACGCCGTCCTGGAGCAGGCCGTCGGAGCGGGCGACATCTTCCGCATGTGCCAGACCAAGGACCTGCCGGTCCAGGACTGGGTCAAGCTCGCCGTCACCCGCGCCCGCGCGACCGGCGTCCCGGCCGTCTTCTGGCTCGACGAGACCCGCGCGCACGACGCGCAGCTGATCGCCAAGGTCC is part of the Streptomyces agglomeratus genome and encodes:
- a CDS encoding glycosyltransferase; its protein translation is MRVALMTAGSRGDVAPYTGLAHGLAEAGHEVTLVTHACFAPLAEPAGVGFHPLPVDPRAELASARGRALGRSVTAVGKLARMTAMARSLVGGMADDLLLAARRSDVVLVSSSLGPLGHAVAEGLALPSMGVYLQPLAATSAFPPPVTGTRSWGAAGNRLAGRTVNAALDAVFADTARALRARTGLARTSARAARRARERQDWPVLHGFSPSVVPRPADWRPGLSITGYWWPEDPPGAVLPPGLRDFLARGRPPVFVGLGSATVPDAGRLSRVVVRALRAAGQRGVIQRGWGGLDAGADAEDMITIGEVPHAVLFPHMAAVVHHAGAGTTAAGLRAGVPAVPVPVQFDAAFWSSRLVALGVAPEAVPLRRITTARLAAALERATAEPSYRHRARALAARIGAEDGVRPVRAAVDRLAAA
- a CDS encoding LysM peptidoglycan-binding domain-containing protein, translated to MPSKGKHRRTKARSLTRGLIAAGTGGAALVLPLIGANTAGAAQPAAAEKTVAAAPAAAKKAAPKTYTVVSGDSLSKIADAHSLSGWKKLYQDNRQVIGDEPSLIHPGLKLTIGAKAKAATPAKAPAKAAPAAERADRSEARAAVAKTTTYTNDLDGWIKESLAVMAKHGIPGTYEGIHRNVMRESSGNPRAINNWDSNAVAGTPSKGLLQVIAPTFAAYHVPGTSMDSYDPVANITAACNYAADRYGSIDNVNGPY
- a CDS encoding glycosyltransferase translates to MCTSILSPSQTREAIRFARLLSGAGHEVHIATEEHLLGFFLDQGVPATPCLPSLFGDAMTAGEETRDAVGHLRSGAASPDTAALALAGPHLLSQFTALDALAHEFKPDLLLRDAMDVSACLVAEKLAIPQVAMASGAKGFTDPAALLPYLNQWRSTTGLPLQDDPLSLTAHGHLDYLPPSWTFAPHLPPAHAYRQPAFHDPRAKLPSWILGLPTDRPLVYAGIGCALPLFLPAPDGHRPLAGQPDPATVLRSMTEGLSRLDCTAVVSTSGVSVAGLDPAPHVHVVDHVPQPLLLEAVDLFLTHGGYTSVREAISTATPMAVLPRTADQPMNARRVTELGIGGEVTDPTPAGIASTCRRLLDDGSVLRRVKQARLACLALPTVETAVGDLESLVNHHTAPQ
- a CDS encoding SDR family NAD(P)-dependent oxidoreductase; translation: MNEPKPLALVAGASSGIGFELAKQFAEHGFDLVLTAENSGLAVAADEMRAHGAYVLTVKTDLATEEGTEMLLGAITATGRPLAAAALNAGVGRGGAFLDTDVADEVRVIDLNVTSTVRLAKGLLPGMVARGEGRLLFTSSIAAAVPGSFQAVYNASKSFVQSFAQALRNELKGTGVTVTAVMPGATETPFFRRAGMDDTRVGRQKKDDPEEVARQGFEALMTGRKKIVAGSVKTKAQGLANRILPDSVKAAAHRKMAEPGSGESK
- a CDS encoding GH12 family glycosyl hydrolase domain-containing protein, encoding MTPLPRCAGSVRAVLMSLLVALVSTAALVTSAGPARADTLICEQYGSTTIQGRYVVQNNRWGTGAAQCVNATATGFELTRADGSVPTNGAPKSYPSVFNGCHYTNCSPGTRLPMRVNEISTAPSSISYGYVDNAVYNASYDIWLDPTPRTDGVSRTEIMIWFNRVGPVNPIGSKSATATVAGRTWEVWSGNNGANDVISFVAPSAIASWSFDVMDFVDQAVARGLAQESWYVTSVQAGLEPWENGAGLKVGSFSSTVNGGGSGPGDPGTPAACRVTYAAHAWPGGFTADVTVTNASTTPVDGWKVAFGLPAGQSVTHAWNAVIAPSAGTVTATNTSSNARIAANGSQSFGFQGTYSGTFAEPAQFSLNGTACAVA
- a CDS encoding NADP-dependent isocitrate dehydrogenase, translating into MTDSTIIYTHTDEAPALATYSFLPVVEAYASTAGVTVESRDISLAGRIIALFPEYLEESQRIDDALAELGELAKTPGANIIKLPNISASIPQLKAAIAELQEQGYALPDYPDDPKTDEDKDVRARYDKVKGSAVNPVLREGNSDRRAPASVKNYARKHPHRMGAWTADSKTNVAHMDNDDFRSTEKSAVISEAGSLRIELVGDDGTTTVLRESVPVLAGEVVDAAVMRVAALREFFTAQVARAKAEGVLFSVHLKATMMKVSDPIIFGHVVRAFFPKTFAKYGEVLAAAGLTPNDGLGGILKGLDSVPHIGAEIQASFEAELAEGPALAMVDSDKGITNLHVPSDVIVDASMPAMIRTSGHMWGPDGQEADTLAVLPDSSYAGIYQVVIDDCRANGAFDPSTMGSVPNVGLMAQKAEEYGSHDKTFEIPVTGTVRVVDAAGDAVLEQAVGAGDIFRMCQTKDLPVQDWVKLAVTRARATGVPAVFWLDETRAHDAQLIAKVRTYLAEIDTEGLRIEIMSPVEATAFSLERIRRGEDTISVTGNVLRDYLTDLFPILELGTSAKMLSVAPLMNGGGLFETGAGGSAPKHVQQLVKENYLRWDSLGEFLALAVSFEHLAQTTDNARAQVLADTLDRATATFLEEDKSPSRRLGGIDNRGSHFYLALYWAQELAKQTEDAKLAEAFAALAKTLAEQEQTIVDELIAVQGSPADIGGYYRPDAAKAQAVMRPSNTFNQAVATLG
- the pgm gene encoding phosphoglucomutase (alpha-D-glucose-1,6-bisphosphate-dependent), which encodes MAHERAGQQAGPDDLTDVARLVTAYYALHPDVREPGQRVAFGTSGHRGTSLATAFNEDHIAATSQAICEYRAQQGIDGPLFLGADTHALSEPARVTAVEVFAANDVTVLIDTADGYTPTPAVSHAILGHNLRRTSGLADGVVVTPSHNPPGDGGFKYNPPSGGPAGSDATGWIQDRANAIIADGMKDVRRLPYTRALAAPTTGRYDFLDRYVTDLPSVLDLDAVRAAGVRIGADPLGGASVAYWGRIAEQHRLDLTVVNPHTDPAWRFMTLDWDGKIRMDCSSPYSMASLIEGRDRFQITTGNDADADRHGIVTPDGGLMNPNHYLATAIGYLYSHREQWPAGAGVGKTLVSSGMIDRVAADLGRPLVEVPVGFKWFVDGLSDGSIGFGGEESAGASFLRRDGSVWTTDKDGIILALLASEILAVTGKSPSEHYAALTARFGAPAYARVDAPATREEKAVLARLSPRQVTADTLAGEPITAVLTEAPGNGAAIGGIKVTTESAWFAARPSGTEDVYKVYAESFLGPDHLARVQEEAKAVVATALAG
- a CDS encoding LacI family DNA-binding transcriptional regulator, which encodes MTNGRTNPPTLEEVAAFAGVGRGTVSRVINKAPGVKAATRLAVERAITQLGYVPNHAARALAGSRTDAVALVITETERRFFAEPFFSEIVHAVGAGLAETEIQLLLTLVRTQKERQRFVQYARAGRVDGVLMVSVHGDDPLPDMLAELELPTVLSGRRSGDESVSYVDSDNVGGARSAVRHLVDTGRRAIATVTGPPDMYVAQCRLRGYQEEIRKAFGEVEPSWIARGDFTEESGRRATARLLELHPELDAVFAASDIMAAGALHTLRAAGRRVPEDVAVVGFDDSPLAQHTDPQLTTVRQPVEEMGRAMARVLLEDIENPSAAWRHVILRTKLVRRASA
- a CDS encoding SDR family oxidoreductase — encoded protein: MNPPANPSSDPSPDNGRRETENPVTKHPRPKLPDQEQAHPGWTGPMDPPPDHGEDSYRGSGLLEGLSAVVTGGDSGIGRAVCLAFAREGADVLLTHLPEEEKEAAETSRLVEEAGRRAVAVSCDIREEEQCRALVERAVSEFGRINILVNNAAYQMSQPDGIGSITTEQFDRVMKTNLYGMFWLSKMALPHIPEGGSIINSSSVQAYKPSPHLLDYAMTKSAIVAFTQGLAQMVASRGVRVNAVAPGPVWTPLIPATMPDTTEFGKQAPLGRPAQPAEMAPAYVFLASPQASYITAEIVNATGGTPLP